A region of Candidatus Liberibacter africanus PTSAPSY DNA encodes the following proteins:
- the acnA gene encoding aconitate hydratase AcnA — protein sequence MSQSLNSFNCRSILSVGGIDYVYYSLPKAEANGLQGISRLPCSMKILLENLLRFEDGCTVTKEQIHAFVKWLDNKGTIDNEVSYRFARVLMQDFTGVPALVDLAAMRDAIRVLGGDPQNINPLVPVDLVIDHSLIVDHFGSKDSINRNKDLEYQRNEERYRFLKWGQKSFKNFRVVPPGTGICHQINLEYLGQSVWVKEEKGENIAYPDTCVGTDSHTTMINALGVLGWGVGGIEAEATMLGCPISMLLPEVVGFEITGHLKEGVTATDLVLTIVQILRKEGVVSKFIEFFGAGLENMVLADRATIANMAPEYGATCGFFPVDQVTIDYLKLSGRSGNRVSLVEEYTKAQGMWSGNIDYEKVVFTKRMKLDLGDVYPSVAGPRRPESRICLGDVPSNFLSAMDQYYKKYDRLDEKYPVKGCDFYLKHGDIAIASITSCTNTFNPSVMIGAGLLARNAVRAGLKSKPWIKTSCAPGSQVAYEYLVQAGLTKYLDALGFNLIGFGCTTCIGNSGSLNKEISEVINQNKLVVAGVLSGNRNFEGRISPDVEANYLLSPPLVVAYALAGSVRKNLTKDPIGEDQEGKLVYLKDIWPTDSEIQSFVNKYVTCDLYKKKYSDVFKGDRNWWDIQVPESETYMWDEESTYVRNPPYFEKISDNVQEISDICGARILCLLGDKITTDHISPAGSISLDSSAANYLRQRGVKERDFNQFGTRRGNHEVMMRGTFSNIRIRNYMLGSEGRQGGYTIHYPSKEELFIYDAAMRYKADKVPLVVFAGVEYGNGSSRDWAAKGTNLLGVQSVIAESFERIHRSNLIGMGIIPFAFEKGLSWKSLNIKGDEIINIRNLKTISPRQECTLEIYNSDGSSKFIPIICCIDTLDEVNYLKNGGILQTVLRSIS from the coding sequence ATGTCTCAATCCTTAAACAGTTTTAATTGTCGTTCTATACTATCAGTTGGAGGGATTGATTATGTTTATTATAGTTTGCCGAAAGCTGAAGCTAATGGATTGCAGGGGATATCTCGTCTTCCATGCTCAATGAAGATTTTGCTTGAAAATTTACTGAGATTTGAAGATGGTTGTACTGTTACTAAAGAACAAATTCATGCATTTGTAAAATGGTTAGACAACAAAGGAACTATTGATAATGAAGTTTCCTATCGTTTTGCTCGTGTATTAATGCAAGATTTTACAGGCGTTCCTGCTTTAGTTGATTTGGCTGCTATGCGTGACGCAATTCGTGTTTTAGGGGGGGATCCTCAAAATATTAATCCTCTTGTTCCTGTTGATCTTGTTATAGATCACTCTCTTATAGTGGATCATTTTGGAAGTAAAGATTCTATAAATCGTAATAAAGATTTAGAATATCAGCGTAATGAAGAGCGTTATCGTTTTTTAAAATGGGGACAGAAATCTTTTAAGAATTTTCGAGTTGTTCCTCCTGGCACTGGTATTTGTCATCAGATCAACCTTGAATATCTTGGTCAATCAGTTTGGGTTAAAGAGGAAAAAGGAGAGAATATAGCGTATCCCGATACCTGTGTTGGTACTGATAGTCATACTACTATGATTAATGCGTTGGGTGTTTTGGGTTGGGGAGTAGGCGGAATTGAGGCTGAGGCCACAATGCTGGGATGTCCTATTTCAATGCTACTTCCAGAAGTAGTTGGTTTTGAGATAACTGGTCATCTTAAAGAAGGGGTTACAGCAACTGATCTTGTGTTGACGATTGTGCAAATATTGCGCAAAGAAGGTGTTGTGTCAAAATTTATTGAGTTTTTTGGTGCTGGACTTGAAAACATGGTGCTCGCAGATCGTGCTACTATAGCAAATATGGCGCCAGAATATGGTGCTACATGTGGGTTTTTCCCAGTGGATCAGGTAACAATTGATTATTTAAAGTTATCGGGACGCTCTGGAAATCGTGTTTCCCTTGTAGAAGAATATACTAAAGCTCAAGGTATGTGGAGTGGAAACATCGATTATGAAAAAGTTGTATTTACAAAGAGAATGAAATTGGATTTAGGAGATGTTTATCCTTCTGTCGCGGGTCCTAGGCGTCCAGAATCCCGGATTTGTCTGGGTGACGTTCCTTCCAATTTTTTAAGTGCTATGGATCAATATTATAAAAAATATGATAGATTAGACGAAAAATATCCTGTTAAAGGATGCGATTTTTATTTAAAACATGGAGATATAGCTATTGCTTCTATAACTTCTTGTACAAATACTTTTAATCCATCTGTCATGATTGGAGCAGGTTTATTGGCTCGCAATGCGGTTCGTGCAGGCTTGAAATCTAAGCCATGGATTAAAACCTCTTGTGCTCCAGGGTCGCAAGTTGCATATGAGTATCTCGTCCAAGCAGGGCTTACAAAATATTTAGATGCATTAGGATTTAATCTTATCGGTTTTGGATGTACAACGTGTATTGGAAATTCTGGATCATTGAATAAAGAAATTTCCGAAGTTATCAATCAAAATAAATTAGTAGTAGCTGGAGTATTATCTGGAAATCGTAATTTTGAAGGTCGTATTTCTCCAGATGTGGAGGCAAATTATCTTTTATCACCTCCTTTAGTAGTTGCTTATGCTCTTGCAGGGAGTGTAAGGAAGAATCTCACGAAAGATCCGATAGGGGAAGATCAAGAAGGTAAACTAGTATATCTAAAAGATATTTGGCCGACAGATAGTGAGATTCAAAGTTTTGTTAATAAGTATGTGACGTGTGATCTATATAAGAAGAAATATTCTGATGTATTTAAGGGTGACCGGAATTGGTGGGATATTCAAGTGCCCGAAAGTGAAACTTATATGTGGGATGAAGAATCAACTTACGTGCGTAATCCGCCTTATTTTGAAAAAATTAGTGATAATGTTCAAGAAATTTCAGATATCTGTGGAGCTCGAATTTTATGTTTGCTGGGAGATAAAATAACGACGGATCATATTTCTCCGGCTGGATCTATTTCGTTAGATTCTTCTGCTGCGAATTATTTGCGTCAACGAGGTGTTAAAGAAAGAGATTTTAATCAGTTTGGCACGCGGCGAGGCAATCATGAAGTCATGATGCGAGGTACTTTTTCTAACATCCGGATTCGCAATTATATGCTAGGCAGTGAAGGGAGGCAGGGAGGTTATACAATCCATTATCCTTCTAAAGAAGAATTATTTATTTACGATGCTGCGATGAGATATAAGGCGGATAAAGTGCCTTTAGTGGTATTCGCTGGCGTTGAATATGGTAATGGTTCTTCACGTGATTGGGCTGCTAAAGGTACTAATTTATTAGGCGTGCAATCTGTAATTGCGGAATCTTTTGAACGTATACACCGATCAAATTTGATAGGCATGGGAATAATTCCATTTGCTTTCGAAAAAGGATTGTCTTGGAAAAGTTTGAACATTAAAGGTGATGAAATCATCAACATCAGAAACTTAAAAACAATTTCTCCTCGACAAGAATGTACTTTAGAAATTTACAATTCCGATGGTAGCTCTAAGTTTATTCCTATTATTTGCTGTATTGATACTCTTGATGAGGTTAATTATCTTAAAAATGGTGGTATTTTGCAGACAGTTTTGAGAAGTATTTCTTGA
- the cckA gene encoding cell cycle histidine kinase CckA, producing MSSKMRQFDNAFPFANYIRYSIINMPIMFLSVIFLFLSIIFIILRDSLDNSMIFGLLSLLVIIGVLLLLLLVISSIDMAIKPTIPLETAFMDSEPEGILITNERGNVIYANNAYNKLTNVVWNKRIKTLESLLARNQEASEALYRLINRLRVHREGSEEFRLMQPLNNNFQGSGPHWYRLKARILSIELHKEKFLYAWRITDITSERKEQEIFFRELQNAIDYLDHSPVGFMSTDHQGKILYINATLAEWIGIDLTTFTSRSMSLGDIIAGEGLALIKAIRTEMNHQKTVTLDLDLRRADNGHGIPVKLVHRILASCDGKPGESRTVVVSRKNCDSSDSSETIANMRFNRFFNNIPMAIASIDRKGRILRTNAYFLKIFPNAIKSDGTSDDVFSIVHKNEKRKIISALADANDQKSDIPPIDSPHPKDENRHFRFYINATLDRSTEAPEEQAILYTVEITEQKALEARMAQTQKLNAVGTLAGGIAHDFNNVLTAILLSSDHLLLQSRSSDARFADLMAIKHNANRAAILVRQLLAFSRKQTMKLTVLNLTEVIGNLRMMIQKLISEPPQVKFTVDYERDLWDVKTDLSQFEQVLVNLCVNAHHAIMLKESGSLIVRTRNIPSTEIHTFNYSDLPTKDMVLIEVEDTGIGMPPDVMEKIFEPFFTTKEVGKGTGLGLSVVYGIIRQSGGYILPESEVGKGTIFRIFLPRHVKENIQETSHSHDIAVIPQEKPADLTGNSAIVLLVEDEDSVRRGSKRMLETRGYTVYEACSGTDALKIVEELQGRIDIVVSDVVMPEMDGPTLLRELRKKYPSLKFIFISGYAEDAFSKNLPKDAKFSFLSKPFSLKQLATSVHDLLQADP from the coding sequence ATGAGTAGCAAGATGCGACAATTCGATAATGCATTTCCTTTTGCCAATTATATACGCTATTCAATCATAAACATGCCTATAATGTTTTTGAGTGTTATTTTCTTATTTCTATCCATAATATTCATTATTTTAAGAGATTCTCTCGATAACAGCATGATCTTCGGGTTATTGAGCCTTCTTGTTATCATTGGCGTATTATTATTATTACTGCTCGTAATTAGCTCAATTGATATGGCAATAAAACCAACTATTCCTCTTGAAACGGCCTTTATGGATAGTGAACCAGAAGGGATACTCATTACAAATGAACGTGGAAACGTAATATATGCAAATAATGCATATAATAAACTTACTAATGTTGTTTGGAATAAAAGAATTAAAACATTAGAGAGCCTTCTCGCCCGCAATCAAGAAGCTAGCGAAGCACTTTATCGGCTTATCAATAGATTGCGCGTGCATCGAGAAGGAAGTGAAGAATTTCGTTTAATGCAGCCACTAAACAACAATTTTCAAGGTTCTGGACCACATTGGTATCGCCTTAAAGCACGCATCCTATCCATTGAACTACATAAAGAAAAGTTTCTATATGCATGGCGTATAACCGATATTACCTCCGAACGCAAAGAACAAGAAATATTTTTTCGAGAATTACAAAATGCTATCGATTATCTTGATCATTCTCCTGTTGGATTTATGTCAACTGATCATCAAGGGAAAATTTTGTATATTAATGCTACCCTTGCAGAATGGATTGGCATTGATCTTACTACATTCACCTCAAGATCAATGTCTCTAGGAGATATTATAGCAGGAGAAGGACTAGCCCTTATTAAAGCCATCCGCACAGAAATGAATCATCAAAAAACCGTGACATTAGATCTAGATCTACGTAGAGCAGATAATGGTCATGGTATTCCTGTAAAACTTGTACACCGTATTTTAGCTTCCTGCGATGGAAAGCCTGGAGAAAGTCGCACCGTTGTTGTGTCTCGCAAAAACTGTGATTCTAGCGATTCATCTGAAACAATAGCAAATATGCGTTTTAACCGCTTTTTTAACAATATACCTATGGCTATTGCTTCTATTGATCGAAAAGGAAGAATTTTACGCACTAACGCGTATTTTCTTAAGATTTTTCCCAATGCTATAAAAAGCGACGGCACATCTGATGATGTCTTTTCTATCGTTCATAAAAATGAAAAACGCAAGATTATCTCCGCCCTTGCTGATGCAAATGATCAAAAAAGTGATATTCCCCCCATTGATTCTCCTCATCCTAAAGATGAAAATCGCCACTTTCGCTTTTATATAAATGCCACACTTGACCGTAGTACAGAAGCTCCTGAAGAACAAGCTATTCTGTATACCGTCGAGATAACAGAACAAAAAGCCCTAGAAGCTCGTATGGCGCAAACTCAAAAATTAAATGCTGTTGGTACATTAGCAGGGGGAATAGCACATGATTTTAATAATGTGCTCACCGCAATTCTTTTATCTTCTGATCATTTGTTATTACAATCACGCTCTTCTGATGCTCGCTTTGCCGATCTTATGGCGATAAAACATAATGCCAACCGTGCTGCAATATTAGTGCGGCAACTGCTTGCTTTTTCTAGAAAACAAACTATGAAACTTACAGTGCTCAACCTTACTGAGGTGATCGGTAATTTACGTATGATGATTCAAAAATTGATTTCCGAGCCCCCACAAGTAAAATTCACTGTAGATTATGAACGTGATTTATGGGATGTTAAAACCGACTTATCTCAATTTGAACAAGTATTAGTCAACCTATGCGTCAATGCTCATCATGCTATAATGCTTAAAGAAAGTGGATCTTTAATTGTACGCACCCGCAATATCCCATCGACAGAAATACATACCTTTAATTATTCGGATCTTCCAACAAAAGACATGGTATTAATAGAAGTAGAAGATACCGGAATAGGAATGCCTCCTGATGTTATGGAAAAAATATTTGAACCATTCTTTACAACTAAAGAAGTAGGTAAAGGAACCGGACTGGGACTTTCAGTGGTGTATGGAATAATACGGCAATCTGGAGGATATATATTACCAGAATCTGAAGTGGGGAAAGGGACTATATTCCGCATATTTTTACCACGACATGTTAAAGAGAATATTCAAGAAACCTCTCATTCCCATGATATAGCTGTTATACCACAAGAAAAACCTGCTGATCTAACAGGAAACTCAGCTATAGTCTTGCTTGTCGAGGATGAAGATTCTGTACGACGTGGTAGCAAAAGAATGTTAGAAACACGCGGATATACCGTTTACGAAGCGTGCTCTGGAACAGATGCGCTGAAGATTGTAGAAGAACTGCAAGGTCGCATTGATATTGTTGTTTCTGATGTAGTGATGCCTGAGATGGATGGCCCTACACTACTTCGCGAATTGAGAAAAAAATATCCTAGTTTAAAATTTATCTTTATTTCAGGATATGCAGAAGATGCATTTTCCAAGAATTTACCTAAAGATGCTAAATTTAGCTTTTTATCAAAACCGTTTTCTCTAAAACAATTAGCTACATCTGTTCATGATCTCCTCCAAGCAGATCCTTAA
- the ileS gene encoding isoleucine--tRNA ligase, which produces MNTESKKNYSSTLYLPKTNFPMKATLPQKEQELLAYWQKINLFDKLRESRVGRKNFTLHDGPPYANGHIHIGHALNKILKDVTVRSFQMRDFNASFVPGWDCHGLPIEWKVENEYLEKGKRKEEIPVNEFRQACRDSANAWIEIQSKEFERLGVIGDFKNPYTTMTKEAEAQIAFEILKIAESNQIYRGIKPIMWSIVEQTTLAEAEIEYHDVDSDSIVVGFPIKSSADYLREAQVVIWTTTPWTIPGNRAIAFSSNHQYGLYRVISSNKQQTFDTGNNLVFSKNLAQKIADQIHVQIELVCDVKAKDLSQIICSHPLEKLGYTFPVPIIDAEYVSNNSGTGFVHVAPSHGVEDFSAWNKAKKMLQDRSINTRIPSPVDENGFYTKEAPGFDGARVLDDTGAQGNANEEIIRALINSRALLNRSIIRHSYPHSWRSKKPIIFRTISQWFMHMDKNFEDGTTLRSRALSEIEKIQFFPCTGKNRLRSMIEKRPDWLLSRQRHWGVPICLFYNEKGEILLDKSVNERIIKTFKDRGSDVWFDENMRDLFLGERASEPWIQSKDILDVWFDSACTHAMVLEKNPKLSWPADVYLEGSDQHRGWFQHSLLESCATRGSSPFSSLITHGFSVDENGEKMSKSKGNVMFPEEIISESGADILRFWAVNSDYHDDQRLGKNIIQTNVDAYRKVRNTIRWMLGMLAHDTDEEPSLASMPLLEQFMLHRITELDKTIRESYNTFNFKAVIRHLINFSNIELSAFYFDIRKDVLYCDPPSSLKRLSSIAVIRKLCKCLILWIAPILPFTAEEAWLSLDLNAVSVHLENFPVIPMEWQNVQLSQKWGKILLLRKVVISALEIERKSKNIGSPLETSPTIYITDSSLISSLEGIDIAEICITSGTTIIHDQGPTDAFSLPDIPNISVQCSKAEGEKCARSWRITKDVGLDPSYPDVSARDALSLHELGYPKS; this is translated from the coding sequence ATGAATACTGAATCAAAAAAAAATTATTCCAGCACGTTGTACTTACCTAAAACCAATTTCCCTATGAAAGCAACATTGCCCCAGAAAGAGCAAGAATTACTCGCTTATTGGCAAAAAATCAACTTGTTCGACAAACTACGTGAAAGTAGAGTCGGTCGTAAAAATTTTACATTACACGATGGGCCTCCTTATGCTAATGGACATATTCACATAGGACACGCGTTAAATAAGATTTTAAAAGACGTAACAGTGCGCTCATTTCAAATGAGAGATTTTAATGCTTCCTTCGTCCCAGGATGGGATTGCCATGGACTCCCCATTGAGTGGAAAGTAGAAAATGAGTACCTCGAAAAAGGGAAACGCAAGGAAGAAATTCCCGTGAATGAGTTCCGCCAAGCATGTCGCGATTCTGCCAACGCTTGGATTGAAATTCAATCAAAAGAGTTTGAACGATTAGGTGTCATAGGAGATTTCAAAAACCCTTATACTACCATGACCAAAGAAGCTGAAGCGCAAATAGCATTTGAAATTCTAAAAATCGCTGAATCCAATCAAATATATCGTGGAATCAAGCCGATTATGTGGTCAATCGTAGAACAGACAACCCTAGCAGAAGCCGAAATTGAATATCATGACGTGGATAGTGATTCTATCGTAGTAGGGTTTCCTATAAAATCATCCGCTGATTATTTACGTGAAGCACAAGTTGTGATATGGACGACAACACCATGGACAATCCCAGGCAATAGAGCTATTGCGTTTTCTTCAAACCATCAATATGGACTCTATAGAGTAATCTCCTCCAACAAACAACAGACTTTTGACACGGGAAATAACCTGGTTTTTTCTAAGAATCTTGCGCAGAAAATAGCAGATCAAATTCATGTACAGATTGAATTAGTTTGCGATGTAAAAGCTAAAGATTTATCTCAAATCATTTGCTCACATCCATTAGAAAAACTAGGCTATACTTTCCCAGTGCCTATCATTGATGCTGAATACGTTAGCAACAATTCTGGGACAGGATTTGTCCATGTTGCTCCTAGTCATGGAGTTGAAGATTTTTCCGCATGGAATAAAGCAAAAAAAATGCTTCAAGATCGCTCGATAAATACAAGAATCCCTTCTCCTGTGGATGAAAATGGATTTTATACAAAAGAAGCCCCAGGATTTGACGGAGCACGTGTTTTAGATGATACGGGAGCACAGGGAAATGCGAATGAAGAAATCATTCGCGCCTTGATCAATTCTCGCGCACTCCTCAACCGCAGTATTATAAGACATTCATATCCTCATTCGTGGAGATCAAAAAAACCTATAATATTCAGAACTATATCTCAATGGTTTATGCACATGGATAAAAATTTTGAAGATGGAACGACCCTCCGTTCTCGTGCACTTTCAGAAATAGAAAAAATACAGTTTTTCCCATGTACAGGGAAAAACCGTTTGCGGTCTATGATTGAAAAACGACCTGATTGGCTACTATCACGACAGAGACATTGGGGAGTCCCTATTTGTTTGTTTTATAATGAGAAAGGTGAAATCCTTTTAGATAAATCTGTCAACGAGCGGATTATAAAAACCTTTAAAGATCGTGGATCAGATGTATGGTTTGATGAAAATATGCGCGATTTATTCCTCGGGGAAAGAGCTAGCGAACCTTGGATACAATCAAAAGATATCTTAGATGTATGGTTTGATTCTGCCTGCACACATGCCATGGTTCTTGAAAAAAATCCGAAATTATCGTGGCCAGCGGACGTATATTTGGAAGGATCAGATCAACATCGGGGATGGTTTCAGCACTCATTATTGGAGAGCTGTGCGACACGTGGATCTTCACCTTTTTCATCACTCATTACCCACGGCTTTTCTGTCGACGAAAATGGCGAAAAAATGTCAAAGTCAAAAGGCAATGTCATGTTTCCTGAAGAAATAATTTCAGAATCAGGCGCTGACATATTACGATTTTGGGCTGTAAATTCTGATTATCATGATGATCAGCGCCTCGGGAAAAATATCATTCAAACCAATGTTGATGCATACCGAAAGGTACGCAATACAATTCGCTGGATGCTTGGAATGCTTGCACACGATACAGATGAGGAACCATCCCTTGCTAGCATGCCTTTACTCGAACAGTTTATGTTGCATCGCATAACCGAACTTGATAAAACCATACGCGAATCTTATAATACCTTTAACTTTAAGGCAGTCATTCGTCACCTTATCAATTTTTCTAATATAGAGCTTTCTGCTTTTTATTTTGATATCCGCAAGGATGTGCTTTATTGCGATCCTCCTTCTAGTTTAAAACGCCTATCCAGTATTGCGGTGATACGAAAGTTATGTAAATGCCTGATACTTTGGATCGCTCCTATCTTGCCATTTACAGCAGAAGAAGCATGGCTTTCCCTAGATTTAAACGCCGTCTCAGTACATCTTGAAAACTTTCCTGTAATACCGATGGAATGGCAGAATGTTCAACTTTCTCAAAAGTGGGGGAAAATCCTACTATTACGTAAAGTGGTTATAAGCGCTTTAGAAATAGAAAGAAAATCAAAAAATATTGGATCACCTTTAGAAACATCCCCCACTATATACATCACTGATTCATCTCTTATATCTAGCCTCGAAGGGATAGATATTGCTGAAATATGCATAACCTCGGGCACAACAATCATTCATGATCAAGGCCCTACTGATGCATTTAGCCTTCCTGACATTCCAAATATTAGTGTCCAATGCTCTAAAGCAGAAGGGGAAAAATGTGCCCGATCATGGCGCATTACCAAAGATGTTGGGTTGGATCCATCATATCCAGACGTATCTGCTCGTGATGCACTTTCGTTGCATGAATTGGGATATCCTAAAAGTTAA
- a CDS encoding S24 family peptidase → MTTFSHEKIWEAIDRMAKRHHLTPSGLARKAGLDPTSFNKSKRLSLGGRSRWPSTESIFKILEATNETIFQFLDLPFSSDANTNEHEKEIPLLNFPSNGSSGFFDSGGFPAGGKWNTVGIPEIRSPHNGIYAIQIQDTSMLPLYRKGDILILNATMQVNCGDRILIKPRVGDIAAKVLINRRGRSIDLMSLNCYYPVDTIDMSDIEWIAKILWASQ, encoded by the coding sequence ATGACAACGTTTTCACACGAAAAGATATGGGAAGCGATAGATCGGATGGCTAAACGCCATCACCTTACTCCCTCAGGTCTTGCTCGAAAAGCAGGATTGGATCCGACTTCCTTTAATAAATCCAAACGATTAAGCCTTGGTGGGCGTAGCCGATGGCCTTCAACAGAATCTATTTTTAAGATACTAGAAGCTACTAACGAAACAATTTTCCAATTTCTTGATCTACCATTTTCTAGTGATGCAAATACTAATGAACATGAAAAAGAAATTCCTCTCTTAAATTTTCCATCAAATGGATCAAGTGGCTTTTTTGATAGCGGAGGATTTCCCGCTGGGGGAAAATGGAACACTGTGGGTATTCCGGAAATTAGATCTCCACACAATGGGATCTATGCGATTCAAATACAAGATACTAGTATGTTGCCTTTGTATAGGAAAGGAGATATATTAATTCTTAATGCTACCATGCAAGTAAATTGTGGTGATAGAATATTGATAAAGCCTCGTGTTGGTGATATAGCTGCAAAAGTATTGATAAATAGAAGAGGCAGATCAATAGATCTTATGTCTTTGAATTGCTATTATCCTGTAGATACCATTGATATGTCAGATATAGAGTGGATCGCTAAAATATTATGGGCAAGCCAATAA
- a CDS encoding DUF1036 domain-containing protein, protein MLRGFSIFVFFGVMILLSSNSFAGFRVCNGTKNLIGVAIGYPSENGGWVTNGWWHIPGNACETIVKGVLDSRYYYLYAEGVAHGERWLGNVQMCVGQDEFNIVGIKDCYARGYLRVGFTEYDTGQHENWTVQLTDPSE, encoded by the coding sequence ATGCTGCGTGGTTTTTCTATTTTTGTATTTTTTGGGGTTATGATTCTTTTGTCAAGTAATTCTTTTGCTGGGTTCCGAGTTTGTAATGGCACGAAAAATTTGATCGGTGTTGCTATAGGATATCCTTCTGAAAATGGTGGATGGGTTACAAATGGATGGTGGCATATTCCTGGGAATGCTTGTGAGACTATTGTAAAAGGTGTTTTGGATTCGCGATACTATTATTTATATGCCGAGGGAGTAGCGCATGGTGAACGGTGGCTTGGAAATGTTCAAATGTGTGTAGGACAAGATGAATTTAATATTGTGGGTATCAAAGATTGTTATGCACGTGGTTATTTGAGAGTCGGTTTCACCGAATATGATACAGGACAACATGAAAATTGGACAGTGCAACTAACTGATCCTTCAGAATAA
- the pyk gene encoding pyruvate kinase, with the protein MPILRRIKIISTLGPSSFSADVISRLHEEGTDVFRINMSHTSHEKMRELIKKIRAVESKSQRPIGILIDLQGPKFRIGEFEGSRASLKEGQVFTLDNKNALGNSERVTFPYPETFESIKIGDRLLIDDGKVKLCVQERTSDYIRCKVIAGTAISDRKGISFPDTFLKTQALTQKDREDLHAALQTSEVDWIALSFIQSADDLVEIRNILSNKKIGLMSKIEKPRAIECAAEIIKLSDAVMVARGDLGVEMALELIPGIQKKLIRIARKLGKPVVIATQMLESMVTSPVPTRAEVSDVATAVFEEADAIMLSAETASGSYPVDSVKTMSLVASSAERDPSWQEMRSLCRIEPNKTGADVISSAARQIAETLRLSAIVCYTASGDTGLRAARERPKQEIIALSPVIQTARRLSLVWGIHCVVTEDASDLDDMVNRACRIVVEQGFGDPGDRIIISAGLPLGTPGSTNMLRIVYIGADGLSGT; encoded by the coding sequence ATGCCAATTCTCCGTAGAATTAAAATAATTTCCACATTAGGACCGTCTTCTTTTTCAGCAGATGTAATTAGTCGTTTGCATGAAGAAGGGACAGATGTATTCCGCATCAATATGAGTCATACGAGTCATGAGAAGATGCGGGAGCTTATAAAAAAGATTCGGGCAGTAGAGTCGAAGTCGCAACGTCCTATTGGTATTTTAATAGATTTACAGGGCCCTAAATTTCGTATTGGAGAATTTGAGGGTTCTAGAGCTTCTTTAAAAGAGGGGCAGGTTTTCACTTTAGATAATAAAAATGCTCTTGGAAATTCTGAACGTGTTACTTTTCCATATCCAGAGACCTTTGAATCTATCAAAATAGGTGATCGATTGCTGATTGATGATGGAAAAGTAAAGCTATGTGTGCAAGAAAGAACCTCAGATTATATAAGATGTAAAGTAATTGCGGGAACTGCTATCTCTGACCGCAAGGGCATTTCATTCCCAGATACTTTCTTAAAAACTCAGGCTTTGACTCAAAAAGATAGAGAAGATCTTCATGCAGCACTGCAAACTTCTGAAGTAGATTGGATAGCTCTTTCTTTTATTCAATCTGCCGATGATTTGGTGGAGATTAGAAATATTCTTTCTAATAAGAAAATAGGTTTGATGTCAAAGATAGAGAAACCTCGTGCTATTGAATGTGCTGCGGAAATCATTAAGCTATCAGATGCAGTTATGGTCGCACGTGGAGATCTTGGGGTAGAAATGGCGCTGGAATTAATTCCAGGCATCCAGAAGAAACTAATTCGGATTGCTCGAAAATTAGGAAAGCCAGTTGTGATAGCGACTCAGATGCTTGAATCGATGGTAACATCTCCCGTTCCAACGCGTGCGGAGGTTTCTGATGTGGCCACTGCTGTATTTGAAGAGGCTGATGCCATTATGTTGTCAGCAGAAACGGCTTCGGGATCTTATCCTGTTGATTCTGTAAAGACAATGTCATTGGTTGCGTCTTCTGCTGAAAGAGATCCAAGTTGGCAGGAAATGAGATCTCTTTGTCGTATTGAGCCTAATAAAACAGGGGCGGATGTTATATCTTCAGCTGCACGTCAAATAGCAGAAACGTTACGTTTATCTGCTATTGTTTGTTATACCGCTTCTGGAGATACTGGGTTACGAGCTGCACGTGAACGTCCAAAACAGGAGATAATAGCGTTGTCTCCAGTTATTCAGACGGCACGCAGATTATCTCTTGTATGGGGAATTCATTGTGTAGTCACTGAAGATGCTTCTGATCTTGATGATATGGTTAATCGTGCTTGCCGTATTGTCGTAGAACAAGGATTCGGGGATCCAGGGGATCGTATAATAATTTCTGCAGGATTACCTTTAGGAACGCCGGGTTCAACTAATATGTTGCGCATTGTTTATATAGGGGCGGATGGACTAAGCGGTACGTAA